tggaaaatactattattattgaggacttctgggcatagctaagccgtatatttgctgatagacctatctgacatcgttttctggagcaaaacagaagtggatTGAActcgttgatttactgtctctgtctgaacacataaaatttcatcattgctatgtgagtattactgctcaaaatattttggttatacacattatttttggattgagtgtctttaaatagattagtggtattatataatgtggatatttcacaccgtaatgtaagcgttagctAGTAGTTTTTTGAATGCACgcaacagtgatggtcagtggaggatacgctaaaaagaaaaaccaaaaacagaccaaaatacacagaatcctcaTCCGTTTCGTCAGCCaacgaaacataacataacaaaaacaaaccagtaTGGGGAGTGACAACAACAACTGGTGCATATTACATTGACAACGGGACGCCGTCGCTGATCCACCGCTTCACTTGCTGTCCTCACTAGATACTacctagtcctggttttagcagcccgacggtggaaacagaaacggtaacTGTTCCCACAAGTACTGAGCAGCGCGGAACGGCACAGAGTGGCCCTGGTAACGGTtcggccctacagtggaaaagcggCTAATGATCCCATCTGGGCTGGCTGCCAACCATGGCTGATCAGAACAGACCACAAGACCTCTTTCCTCAACATTATGCCCTGTTTTTCATAACCTGAATGGCTTGTTCCTCATTATCACTGCCATGCCTGGTGGCAGAGTTTCctttaaatgtaagaaacaAGTGTTCATTTAGAAACTTTTTGGGGTCCGTTTTGCTGCATTTTGGGACCCTCTTTGCTGTACTGGATGTAATGCGTATTTTCCTGGCATCATGCTATACTTGGGATTtgctctgcatgtgtgtttcctgtgtcaACCTATCAAGATTCTCTGGGCTAAGATTCACTAAAGCATCATAAAGAGCAGCACATTTCTGACACACTAACTCAGTTCTATGTTCATTGTGAGGCAAGAAGGGGTCAAAGGGTAATTCTGTCTCAGTGCGGTTTACTCCCCTTGCTCTGTAATACAGCTGCAGGAGGCCATTTGTTGGGAGCTGAAAAAGGGTGCCATCACAGAGATCTGAGTAGGTTGGGGTTTGCATTTGGTTTCTGGGTTGTGGAACTTGTATAATGATGAGATGCTTTGTGGTGtttgaaatttatttgtttgattttccTTTGCCCTACATTCTTTCttgattccattttaaattccattttctCTGAACATCAGTGCAGGATGTCCCTGTCTTCCCCTGTCTGACTGCATTCTCAACcttccaaaaagaaaacataccaAGTGATTtgttaatcacaaaaaaaaaccttttctatAGACTGAGATACTTAGTAGGTATGTTAACTAGGGATGCACAAAACGGTGAAACATACATTCTTCAGGATGCAGATAGacataaattgaatttaaatgaaaaagaccAGCACTGACATAGCCTCATCACTGTAGTATTGCCATAGATATGTAGGCTATATCAAAGACCTAGCGCTGTTATTTTAGACTTAATCAGCCAGCCAATAAACATAaccattaacaaaaaataaacattacattaccaaACAATAAagtaaacattaaaacagtCCTGTGTCACTGTATGGAAACAATATATCAACATCATAAGAATTGAACGTCACATCACGCCTCCAGTGTGGTTGACACCAATGAAAAAGGCCAAACTAGGGAAAATCAACAAGTAGTTTCCCACTAGTTTCCTGTGCACTCAATGAACGTCAACATTCGTAAACGTGTCTAAATTGATTTAATCTTACTTCATGAACTATCTATCGATCTATGCTTGCTGTGAGCTAACCTTCCATAAAACAGCTGCATGACTGCATGATCGCTGGAGTCCAGCGATGCATGAGCACCCTGCTGGCTGGACCTCCCCTGCCTCTGTAGTAACCACCCATGCTTGGTGGTATGGACTCTTCAGGCTCTGGCTAGGCTCAATATCCGCTTTCaagtaaatgtatttgtctACAGTCTTCACCAGAACCCGTCCAACCTTATTGCTGTGAAGATACTGATATGCTTCGGAGCTTTTCAGGTTGTCCATAGCTTCTCCGTCGCTTGCTAAAGACTCGACAAAGTAACTAAAAATACTACCATACGTAATTCTTGGCCACTTTTTCATATCATCCTCCCATCCTTCTATGGTACAATGGTGGGGGAGGACAATATCAACAATTTAGTGTTGTCTTTGTATGTTCCcaaatttctgccattttaagacATTACCATAGCATTTAACATAACGTTTGTTTGCGCTAAACTGGAAGTTCTACACATATTCCACGCAAGGCATCATAGGACTTTAAAATATTGTGGATAGATACCATGAAACATGCCTTGGTCAGATATCATAttttgccaggaaaaaaaaatcaatagataCATTCAAAGGCTGTCAACCATTTCCCTTTAGAATGAAAGGAATATCTAGAAAGTTATGTTAGGCCATAAATGAGGGCAACCACAAGGGAAACAAACCAAGAACATTCATTTAGATCAGAATGCAAAGACATTCATTACAATTCAGTTATATTTGATAGCCTTTTTTACACAGACACCATCAGGAAGATGCTTGAAGAAAGGGGGTGTACACAGGCATGAAAGGAATTGTGTATTGACATACAAATCACCCAGCTGGATAAAATAGTgaatatctatttatttatgtttatcttCTGCAGTTGGCAAGCTGACCAATGAATGTTTAAGTCAGATTAGTCTTAGACAGCACAATCGGCCTATGAATTGTTGCATTGGTTTAACTGCTGAACCTTTGACTGAATATGAATTCTGGCAAACAGCCCAAAAATCTTGGTCTTTTGTGAAGGTAAGAATTCTTACTAAGGTAATGCAGGACAAACTGGATCCCCTTGAATGTGTGCAAACTAAATCAGGATGTATCAAAAAGGGGTAAGGTTGCCAGTCAAAATTGTGGAAaagtaaagacaaaaaaagtgtgAGTCTTAATTTGAACAACGTGGAAACCCTGATGAAGGCCATAACGCGTAGGTCCACCACATTTTAactcaaatacaaaacataacatatcaTGTGAAATAATACCTACAAAGGGAGCTTTTGTAAACAATAGAGGGACACAAAGTAACACCAGTGACATAAGTAATACCTTTGGTGGCAAAGTTGCCATGGAAAAgattttcacaaattattttgttaaaaataaatacttaaacaTCTATGACCATAAGCAATAACAAAGAAACTAAGCTGTTCACGTCACTGTCTAGTAACACCAGACTAGACGGTAACATGCGTGACAGTAACACCAGAGacaaaattgttaaaattgAGTCTTTTCTATGATTGATGGCTCCCACATGCCATCAGTGCAATGTTGATATATAACTTTAAATTAGGTGAAggagtgatttataaaattcatGTGATAAAAATCTAATTACTGAGCACGTAGtctacatgtaacatgagtgacAACCATAACAAGCGATGGGCCATGTGTGCAAGAATACAGTTAAATTGATAAAATATGGAGAGCATGCATTAATGTACTTTCTGTAACCTTGGCATGCTTATCCTCCAATGACCTTGTGTTCGAGGAAGCAGATCATAATAgtgtatgacatcacagaaatgtaaaaatgtcactACAGAAACAACAGTGACATGAATTGTTGGGAaaaagtagtttaaaaaaataaaataaaataaataataataataaaaaaaacatttcaataactTGCATAAGGTTCAAATATGACTTAGACAATGTAttgctttttggtttttcagAAATGAGTTGCAACCTCTGCATTTCCTTTCACTGGGACAGGCTGATTTGCACGTGCAGTACAATTTTATAACATGCATTTGGATAGTGTTTTGGCTGCAAGTTGTTGTCCAGTAGTATGTCAAGCCCTCTTAATATTTAATAGCCTTGCTTGACTacccataattacattttagatctacaaatgcatttttactagTCATAATTACAATGTGACTAGTCAGAACGATAATTCAAGatatctgaaaatatattttgactagtcaaaatacCTTTAAAGATATCTATAATGATGTCACAAGAATCGTAATTTGACTCGTTACGCATACCGAAtgataatgaattattttcccaaccaatcagagtgttttGGCCAGGCGTGGTCTGAAATGTGCACCGGAAAACATTACCGGAGGCAAACTTTTCCACAAaccggcacactgagacagacagttagATTAATAGATTAATCAATagaggctcctcccttttgccccagAAAGTACATGCGTTCGTCCAGACCATAGACATATAGGGGAGAGCGGGGTATGTTGTCACACTTTTCAGTCTTTCTTACATTGACTGGGCACAATACATCACAATGGTATAAATGTCATaccaaatgaaagaaagaagtcttgggtttattttgtattaattacATGTTCATATCTTATTTCAGTATAAAAGTTGTAGACAGTTAAATAGATCGTGCGCAGTTGTGACAACTTGCCCCATCGGCGGGTAAGTTGTCACACTATGTCGGGTAAATTGTCACATTTGAttatcaacaaataaaaacacaactacTTAATTGtgaatattgattttttaaatttcgaATTCAAACCAAATTCAACATCATTAACCACTGTTGTTGGCACGGCTGCCTGACTTTCTACTTTTTCTGTGGGAACCTTTTGACAATACCAGAGTCAGAGTACGGTAATTTATGCCAAAATCCCTCGCTGTACTCCTGATTGATTTCTTTTGCAACTTCACCTGCCTCACTGCCTTTAACATTATATCAGGTGGTGTGCTGCaattctctgtctttctttcaaAATTTCTAACCATCTTCCTTCctgccttccttccttccttccgaagtttctctctctggggattaataaagtttATCTATTCTATTATTctattccttccttccttccttccttaaactccttccttccttcattCAAAATATCACAATTTCACAGTGTTTTTTCACAGCATGTTCTATGTGACTGTTTATACTGGGGCAAGTTGGCCCCTGTGTACAGtatagtgttgtgtcgttcgcgaacgattcgggtGTACGTCAGTTCAGTGTGCCGTCACATCCCTAGTACGTTCGGTGAATGAATCACTGAACTGATAGTCTGCGAacgatagtcagtcagtgaacgaCCAGTTCACTTTCGCTCGCAACTGACTGAGAGCTCAACTTAACAAATCGTTTCAGGaagtgattcagttcagttcgtTCGCCCAAAAGATTTGATCTTTTGAACAAATCGTTCGGGACGGCTCCCCAATGGAGTCTTAAACACTAGTCGGGCGCTACTGGGCTCGTCTTAGGTTTGTTGGTGATGGTGAGCCCCCGTCACGAACGAGTGTTGGGCTggatttaatatttcaaagcaCTTGAATAAATGCAGCAGACATTTATTCTCTTATTGCATTGCCAAACAAAAAGGACTTTGAGTTGTGTTTCCACCGCGAAAATGTCCTGAGGCGTTTCCTGGATGTCTTTGCTGCCCACTCCAATGAAGGAGTGTTTGGCAGGGTAACCTGCTACAATGCCTTAGCTATACTGCACCTCCGTGTGCTTATTGGTGAACGCCTTTTGAAACAAACCACAAGGCTGTATGAAATCGAGCAGATGGTGTGGAATAAAACAACTAATTGTAGACTTTAGTGTTTGTAGAAAATTCAACTggcaattccaaaaaagttcaCGTTTTTAAGTAAACGTTGTTTTAAGCAACTTATTGCTCAAAAGGAGAGTGTAATGGACTTCAGAATACGAGTAACGGCAATGAAAGTAcattgagaattttttttaatttaagaagtGTAAAAATTTAAGGCACGccggttaaaaacaaaatgttggtGGGGGGTCTTTTGTTCCAAAGAAAGatagactgtttttttttttttcttgccgaCCCGCCGTAGTGAACCAATAGATTTTAAATATGATATCATGGACAAACAACATCCAATTTGTCTGACATCACCGAAAGAGAGGACATGTAAATTTGCATACACCTCTAGCCAGGCACTTTAAATTCTAGACAGAATTCCATCTCCGTCATTACAGTGTGCAAAATGCCAGAAGGCGCGAAGTCCGCGCCCAAAAAGGgctctaaagccgcgtttccactgcaggaactttaccccggaactaggaaccttttgaggaactcagtgcgtttcgaccgcaggaactagggtctaaattaagttccccaaaaaaaagtccctgctcggggggtagtacttttcaaaagtaccggaacctttggggtggggcgcaagcgctgaaaatttctgattggtcgactacttgcagtgttttatttcaaccgccatttaaaaaaaaatttttaatttaaaacttgaaatcaaacttgtatgttatgcggtgcagtagcctacttttggttatagcctgccaacgtcttggaattataacgtgtgctcttctgttcttttcttgctttagtattcgttttataaaatgctaagcattcgtgctgggacagcatattacgtaccaaaacattcaaatggtttaattcggttgctgaatattttcttccggattttctttgttagcccgttgtaattgactcaaaatgtttgatacagttatgtgaggtatgcggtagttctgcgtaatttacattggtgatacagtaaaagcaaactggaaatcaccttccacacttttttcagactgccgtaattttactctgccattcttcaattccacaaaaagaccaggaagactatggactaatttatcgtgcatggttcgcatctggagggcacacttcgctgctcggctagcagtaactttgaaggaaagcaaacggtggctgtaccactgctaatttaaattttcacgcaagtccgagttttcgttctattcttgtcattttgcgattagcctatatggaattgacgatgagaaagtaataaaacagcaaattgtttacaacgtgtgcatgttttctgctgttaatgcatgtgtttgagagaatatatgaaaatcaataaatacaaaagtaaccatatatagtcattgttgagccgcgtttccaccgcaggaactataccccggaactaggaaccttttgaggaactcagtgcgtttccaccgcaggaactagggtctaaatttagttctgggggctttgttttaccccccaaaacgttcctgctcggggggtagtactttccgaaagtacaggaaccttttgggtggagcttgcagcgctgaacatttctgattggtcgagtactcgtagcatttgtgttgtatttattttccgccattacccgccatgtttgaaaatatgcagcggcaaaccaatttattttcataataacaaatcaaacttgtatgttatgcggcgcagtagcctacttttggttatagcctgtcaacgtcttggaattataacgtgtgctcttctgttcttttcttgctttagtattcgttttataaaatgctaagcattcgtgctgggacagcatattacgtagactaccaaaacattcaaacggattaattcggttgctgaatattttattccggattttctttgttagcccgttgtaattgactcaaaacgtttgatacagttatgtgaggtatgcggtagttctgcataattaacattggtgatacagtacaagcaaactggaaatcaccttccgcactttttatccgggtaaaataacaggttaattctagtaatcttccctttagctttttcagactgccgtaattttactcaattttactgccatttttcaaatccacgaaaagaccaggaagactatggactcatttatggtgcatggttcgcatctggagggcacacttcgctgctcggctagcagtaacttcgaaggaaagcaaacggtggctgtaccactactaatttacattttcacgcaagtccgagttttcgttctattcttgtcattttgcgattagcctctTTTGCGAtgaacccctccgggctgtcccggttattagaaaataatgtaggctacttcggtggtagtatggggttacagaagaaatcatatgacagatggaccgacggcaacgtcagtgggctaatttgcctaatctttgcggtactttagaccccggtggaaacgcagacaaccattggctgcaggaaccttttagttcctggtaaagtagttcctgggactgaaagttccgggtaattttggtggaaacgcggctttggtaacccgttgtatataagtggaataaacccctccgggctgtcccggttattagaaaataatgtaggctacttcggtggtagtatggggttacagaagaaatcataggatggatggaccgacgacaacgtcgctttttcatacgtcagtgggctaatttgcctaatcttcgtgggactttagaccgcggtggaaatgcagacaacaatgggctgaaggaaccttttagttccttgaaaagtagttcctgggactaaagttccgggtacttttggtggaaacgcgacTTAAGAAAACCGTGACCAAGACGGCCGGAAAAGGCGGAAAGAAGCGCAGAaagagcaggaaggagagctATGCTATCTACGTGTACAAGGTGCTGAAGGAAGTGCATCCTGACACAGGTATCTCCTCCAAAGCCACGGGTATCATGAACTCATTTGTGAACGACATTTTTGAGCTTATTGCTGGTGAGTCTTCCTGTTTGGCTCACTACAACAAGCGTTCTACCATCACTTCAAGGGAGATTCAGACCGCCGTGCGCCTGCTGCTACCAGGAGAGCTGGCCAAACACGCAGTGTCTGAGGGCACAAAGGCTGTCACGAAGTACACCAGCTCCAAGTAAACTTACTACTTTACCAAAGGCTCTTCTAAGAGCCACCCACCTTGTCTACAGAAGGCAGaaattttgctttatttctcctttttaatGACACTCAGTAccttttcagtgcatttcatgTCTCAGTTATACCGTGGTAGATAGTCCATTTACTACATTAGATGAAAAAGTCGTTTTGCAAGTTTTCATTTTGACTGTCTTCCTCCAATAAAATTGGTTTGCTTAAGAATTTTGAAAGCGCTTGTAATGCAGCCACAGGTGCGTGCGCCAAAATAGTTTTTCCCTGCTCATATACGCCTaaatcagtggtctccaaccctggtcctggagagttaaagagtctgctggtttttgttttcacctgaaaatcagcacccaattgagacccaagacaccaggtgagttgtactgtgtaataaactgctttaattgattcatgaagtgcagagtcactatgaaaaccagcagaccctgtagctctccaggaccaaggttgaAGACCACTGGCCTAAACAAACAAGTATTGAAGTCAGAAAAGCTCTACAATGAACAGGATGCTGTATCCTGCATTTAATTGTATCAAAATGATATTTGGCCTGTCAAACTAACTCACTGGTGTGAAATGAAGGGTGCAAAGAGAATAGCCTCATCAATCATCATTTGTCCATAACTTGCCCTTAAAGTAAAAGCAAGTATGACCACTTTTCTTGAATCGGTTTGGTGAGTTAGTTGAAGTGATTAATGTGACATAAAAATTGGGAAAAGAATATTGCTTTAACTAGTcaatcaaagttaaggacaaatgtcgACTGAAACTTAGCCGAGGGGAATGGCAAATAAACCTGCATTACGTTCTAATTTGTTACAGTACATAGAATTTCAATGAACGCTTTCAATAACTCCAAATTACTGGGTGGAAATATATTCAACACTTCAAACTGTTGTTTAAACTATATCTTTTGATTGAGGATCGTAATTCCTGCAAGGACCGTTTTGCTGTTGCTGTCTTTACTCGCAAAATTGTTTGTCTGTATTATTGAAGATTTTATATGTTGCtttattactattttatgtacagttctatttattttttcccaaaggCATTCAGTTGATTAGTGGACTCTTgatatctttcatatttattatttgcacTTTCTGCCCATTTTTCTAGCTCTAACTAGTCCTACAGTTTTCGCACTACACtcaaactttttacaccaaaatgactggctaGTTCCAGGCATTGTTGcttgcattaatatttttgaaatattaaaaactttttaaaatatttaactttttttgtggtcactccATAGAGGCTCATTCATGGACGTTTACTGGggcgtttagtaggacgcatgcgcaggtagTCACTGACTCACTACTCAtggacgtttagtaggacgcacttccaacggcacaagatttttaagcacagctttatcgcctaaagttactttagctaaccctaacatgttcgcatttagcctacttaagttaacctagttagcgcgtatgggtgctatcctgcacgcatgagtatgagctaatgacacacagctacaaccatcaatacagatgtatggacacacagacGCTACAACCATCTGTATGGACAtcatgtatggacacacggaggacaacaaataacattacagaggtgaggacatgtcataggtagctaactagctatatagttagccaagttttactcatggtACTTTTAGGATATGACTAATGCCTGGAACATAATCGCTACTTGCTGACCCCCTGCTGTATATGTAACGCTACAGTGCGcagtgggtctggacggtttcgtgcttcttctgagctatgcgccctcattgaaatgcattgaggcttgaggacagtgccagttggaatttgaagcaagcccacacaattccttcaggaattgtaacctttctagttcCAATGTTGTTATGGCTGCAAGGCAGGTTCCACACACCTAAAAACATCCAGGGGGAATATTAGGCGTAATAAAAAAGTAGGTTGAGTCACCGCGTGGGCATGcccaaaacaagacaaaagTTTGTGAGTGAAATAGCGGACTCATTTGCATGGCAGTACATTAATGAAGATAGACAATATGTGTTGTTCCTTATATAACAGATTGAAAATCAAAATGTTCGGTTCAGCAAACTTTGATATGTAGGCTAACAGTAATGAAATCTCAGCAAAGATGCGCGCTGTGCTTTACTGCTAAAAATGAAAGTTCTGCTTAAAAGCCTCACTCTGGTATTTTCGAGTCTTTATCCTTTTATGTTTACATATGAGGCTTCTGTCAATAGTTAACGAACAATTTTAAAGTGTGTGACATGCTTAATAGTTTTAAAAGGCGAATCGTGCGAGAGGAGCACAGTGAAATTGTGTTAAACGTGGTATTAACCGGACTATAATTTCCAGTAATGCTGCTTTACAACAGATGATTGATTgataaaggagaaaaaatgcacacagcttATAAAAACAGCCGTAGCCACTGTACAGACgatttatatgttttatgtgtgcGTGATTGTTTCTTCGACTAGCGGTAACTTCATAATGCCTGAATTTGCAATTAAGCGCTTTTTGCAAAGAACCGCTGAGACAGTTCTATGCTGTGAGCGGCGTGTGAAAATTGTCCTCTTATTTGATTGGGCAAAATCCCACCAACGGTGCAGCCAATGGGCGAATAGAGTGTTGCTATAATAATGACACTCCTCGGTTGTGTGCGTCATTCTTTATtgtgaacaaaacaagaaagatGAGTGGCAGGGGCAAAACCGGCGGAAAAGCTAGAGCGAAGGCTAAGACTCGTTCATCTAGAGCCGGACTCCAGTTTCCAGTTGGTCGAGTTCATCGGCTGCTGCGAAAAGGAAACTATGCCGAACGTGTTGGTGCTGGCGCTCCAGTTTACTTGGCTGCCGTGCTCGAGTATCTGACTGCTGAGATCTTGGAGTTGGCTGGTAACGCTGCCAGGGACAACAAGAAAACCCGTATCATTCCCAGGCATCTGCAACTGGCGGTGCGTAACGACGAAGAGTTGAACAAACTTCTCGGAGGCGTCACTATTGCTCAAGGCGGAGTGTTGCCGAACATTCAAGCTGTGCTGCTCCCCAAGAAAACCGAAAAGGCAGTGAAGGCAAAGTGATATGTCTCTAACGAGGACCATTCATTCacccaaaggctcttttaagagccacctACATCTGTATCAAGAGCGCAAAGCTGCTATTTCAATCTACTCATCTTAAGTTGACTTGTTCCGTGCTGTATAGTGCCAGCACTAAATACGCATGTGATTTTTAATACTTGTTTGTAGGTCCTGGGGATCATTGTACACCTGGTTGTCGCAAACGCACATttttaacaagaaaataaacGTTCTAATGAGAACTGGCTGTGCAACTAATTTTTGAAAAACCACATGTAAAATGACAATGTTCAATGTTTTCTTAAGCgatactgttttttaaaaaaattgtaactgCCTTGTAACTAAAACGCACTGAATTGGAATGGTCTGAAATTGATATGGCTTAATATGATTTGTAAAGTGTCTTATGAAATGTTATataatcaagttttttttttttttttttaaatcaaaagcaATTGCTGACCTGAAGTTCCACAAGCTGTTCCAATAGAATTTCGTAGAATTATTTACTTGAAGACACATTGTTAGGAACTACAACCATGAAGAGTAGAAGTCCCATATAAAAAAggtttaactgatcaaattaacgATTGAGGTGAATAGGACTCCTAATCGTTGTAAGTGTGGACGCATGGTGACAAGAACTAACCGAAGACTATAGTTCGACATTAATAATagcggggcgacatagctcaggaggtaagagcggttgccTGGCAGCCGGAGGGTTGTCGGTctgatccccgccctgggcgtgttgaagtgtccttgagcaagacacctacctcctaactgctctggtgaatgagaggcatcaactataaagcgctgtataaatgcagtccatttaatcTAAGATTTGTATAGAATAAGTCTTATTCGATTAACTAACCTTTTTTATCGCATGTCAAATTGTGAAAGGTGCTACGTATGTCCTATGTTAGTAGTTCTGAGCGCCGTCAAAGTGTGTTGTGATTATACTAGGAAGCAAGTAAATGTTGAGTTGATAAATATGGTACTGATAAAAGGAGGatcatcattatttaaaaaaaaaaaataaaaaaaaactttgtgattgcaatttaaattttaaaaaattttctcaCTTTAGTAATGTCGCTGT
Above is a genomic segment from Anguilla rostrata isolate EN2019 chromosome 16, ASM1855537v3, whole genome shotgun sequence containing:
- the LOC135241646 gene encoding histone H2A; protein product: MSGRGKTGGKARAKAKTRSSRAGLQFPVGRVHRLLRKGNYAERVGAGAPVYLAAVLEYLTAEILELAGNAARDNKKTRIIPRHLQLAVRNDEELNKLLGGVTIAQGGVLPNIQAVLLPKKTEKAVKAK
- the LOC135241651 gene encoding histone H2B-like, translated to MPEGAKSAPKKGSKKTVTKTAGKGGKKRRKSRKESYAIYVYKVLKEVHPDTGISSKATGIMNSFVNDIFELIAGESSCLAHYNKRSTITSREIQTAVRLLLPGELAKHAVSEGTKAVTKYTSSK